attatttttacgtacattcttaattcaaaattgtggctgtgttttgttttatgttcggtttgtttaatgtttgtttgttttgtgctTAGAATAAAGTTGGAATGGAGTTTAATGAATGATTATAATGTCTATTGTTGAGCACGGAACAACCTGCTCTTATACTTAACggtgttttgaatgtttgtgtacgATGTTCGTGAGGTGAATTAgtgattaattatgtatttaattgtttacttaCGCGTGTATTTCGGGATCAATAGACTAGTTACAAACTTAATtagagtttaattaatttaattagtttcgcGGATAGGGAAATCTTGTGGCAATCTGTTCTTTTTAAACTCATAAAACCCGCATGAGCATGCATTCTACATAACACAttctacatattaaaattattagtaacatttacttttaaatactaaaaaagtcCTAGTCCCTTAATGTACTTCGAACATCTAACCAAAAAACAGCATTGGAAAAACATTCTGTGTTTACGCTATAATTTCGTCGGTACAATTAATAGTTAACTAGAAGACGTTATTCAATGAATAGGAATGGTATTACAGTCACAGTGGTGTCTCGAGACTGACAAATGGCCAGCACTCAGGACTTAAAACGGTTTACTTACTCGCCCGCTGAAACGGACACCACTTGATAGAGACAAGTTACACTGACTTAACTACACTGTATAGAAAATACtttgttaacatttatttatagaggTTGATCTGTCATTATTTTATCCTAGTGTTCGggaaaaaatgttctttaaatgAATTTGTTGCTGGCTGGCAAAAGGGTTGATAGAACCTAAGTTAGAACAAGGTGATTGGTATAAATTCCAATTTGTCCATTCATCAGATTCGTTTCAGAGTCAAAATTCTACATCAATTTGAATTAAGGAAATACTTTAATCACGAATCTCAAGAAAACAGATACCTAGAAGTGACCCACAATTTCACTCTTAAATCATATGTCAAGCTAGGTTTTAATCGTAAATTGATTATTTCAACCCTTTGCTTGTATATTCTTGTAAAAAATGACCTTTTGCAATAATTAGGCTCGATGCTAGCATGTACTTCAATATATCTTCTATTTCCTTGCGAAAAACCCATCCGACCAACAGAAGTCAGTACATCTAAAGTAAGGTCTTCGTTATCATGTAAAAACTTTGTAGTTCCGTTCGTGACCTTGCTACGTGAAAAGCTCATGAATAAAGGCCCGGCGATGTCCGAAATAAGTTGGAAACACAAAATATCTTCGTTAGTTAAGCCGTATATACTTTTAGAAAAGATAAGGAAAAAAACAACACgatagcgttttttttttataaatcagcACGTTGGTTTTCTTCTTTAAGTGGCAGGTCTTTTTTTCTGaagtttgaaaaactttttgagcaaattgtttaaatttttgttttaattacagttttgaTTAGTTATCACACTCTCTTTTCCTATATTTCGCTGCGCCTGCTTCAATCTTAGGGCATCAACATTTTCTCTAAGAATTCGGCCATACGATGCCTTCAATCCAATCTACGAAACTTGATACTCTGGTATAAACTCCTGGGAACCCTGGTCTTCCGCAGCCAACACCAAATGACGTCACGCCGATGACGTAATGCATAGTGCCTTGGTTCAGAACGGGTAGCGGTATCTTCGCTTGAAGGGGGCCGCCGGAATCACCCTGGAGGgaagaaaaaaaagtactttaaaattatcaGTTAGGGGATCCGGTTTTACTAGTAGACCAAGATAATATTCACCTTGCCGTTCATATATGGCATGTAACTTGCTCATGTTTCTAAAATCGGTAACAAGATAATACAAATTCTGTGAAAACATGTGCCTTTTAAAGAATCGTCTAAATCTTTTTGGTTAAACACTAAATTTGCCGACGAAGCATGGGTACCAGAATGCCCTcgtaaaaagatataaatacgtatttttgaatacattattatttgaaaaagccTTTCTTTAGCCCCGgcctttcttttaatttttataggctggtagtattttattattataggtacatCTTAGTTGACAAAGTTGATCTGTCTAACAATGAAGAGATTAGCTAGATGGAATCAATGAATGCATGACTTACTTGACAAGAATCAGCTCCCCCTTTTAACTTGCCAGCGCACAGCTGGTGATCCTTCAGACCGTGGAAGTTCCTGTTGAATGAGCTGTTCAGTAGCCTATCACACTCCTTCGAGTCTATGATGTCTACTGTAGCAGCTAGAAGCTCCGGCGATGTTGTTGTAGCACCTGTTTAAAGGAAAAATCAAATCAGGatactttatttgaaaaaaagctattatagtccttttttttattatagtatttttagcTTCATTAAATAATCTCGAAaccattttttgaaaatattgatttcagcatccatcttttattaaatttttggcCTATATATGGGCAAAATACTTATTACTCTCTATTCCGTCAGCTCTTgacataataatttttgatttgattaacaTTATATACCTGAGTCTACAACACCCCAGCCGGTCACTTGTGCATCCTGTCCAAACAGAGTGATATTCTCTCTCGTCCACAAACAAGCAGGTTGGAGGTCTATCCTGAACGTCAGCTTTTGGCCCAACTCCATCAACGCAATATCGAAGTACTGTTTTGGTGATTTATAATTAGGATgacttataattttgattatatccGCATCGTATGGTTTGGTACTATCGTCACCGTCCTAcataaaacaagcaaaaaagacattcgtttttaaaaagaaactcattAAGCAATTTGATTCCAGATTTCCAggaatacaaattattatctatactttgAAAAGTCCTTACACTATCCAAAATGTTCTTATCTCCGAGCCTAACAATTTTGGGTGTGACGTCAGCAATTGTTGTGTCACGTCCTGATGCACGAGAGCAGTGAGCAGCGGTCAGCACAAAATTGTTGCTGATCAGCGTAGCGCCGCACATAAACTTCCACGTTCCAACAACCGCTTTCCACCCGATGGCGCCCTGGTAGTACAAATCAGAGAATAACTGAGTGTGTATTCCAGTAGATGGATAGTTCAAGAACcattaacttacattttttGACCTTACCATATTTGGGAAGTCTCCAGAAAATGTAAAATGGCCTCCAATTATATAGGACGATATACCCCTGGATTTGAACTCCCTgcctaaaaatgtataaaaataattataaatttgcaGTCCTTGGTCAAGTTTTATTATTACCAGATATTTTCGAAGATATAAAAAACTTACATTCTTCCTGCATTTCTGCTTGGTCGTTTCGCATTTTTAACTGCCAAATATATTCGTAACATTCTGGACAGaaagaaaacttatttgatgtttttaagGATTGGGGGGAATATTATTGGTAAAACGTACACATATTTACATGTTCCTTTGACTTACTGACATCGCTGATTCTTCTACCAGGAGTCTTGAAATCCGGCATAGTTGGTACTTCGCGAGGTTTGCAAGGGTCGTATAACTGATCAGCCTTTACTCCGGACGAATGTTTTAAGACTTTTTGCTCTTTCTTCACTGTAGGCCATTTTTTTGGCCATGGTTTCGGAAATGTCCAAAAGGGAAAAGGCAGTCTGTTATGCTTGAGAAAATGATGGTGGGAAAACTTTACTCGCTTTTTAAATGGAATGAGAGGTGGGCCCATCTTGAGTTTACGAAGTGGCTGAAACAGTGCAATGCTGATGTACAAttgaaatgagaaaaaagtaaataatttcagtaaaataaacTCACAGTAACTTCTCCGTTTTCGCTACTCCAATACTTTTCACGACTGCTCTGCGAgataaaagttcatttttttataattacaattgtcTTTCAAAAAGTAAATATCTTTAGCAATAACTTACAAGTGATTCATTTTCGTCTTCTCCACTCCAATTCCGCTCGTCACTGCCCTGTGAAAAATGAAGAGAATGAAGAAAATTGCACAAATGTGTTTATTTCATATCTGACACTATTTACattgtaagttttaaaaatgttaagcgCCTCATCATTCATCTGAATAAGATTGCTCTTTTGTACGCTAAGGATGAGACTAAAAACATATATAGTATTATCAAAAAAGACTCACGGTTTGTACATTTTCGTTTTCTCCACTCCAATTCCGCTCGTTGCTACCCTACGAGAAAAAAGCTATTCACCCCATGTAAATTATGgacatatacaaataaattatttgagcAAAAGTAAAACTACTtacaaatgaattattttcattttctccgGTCCAAATCAATTTGTCTCTACCctattaaaagataaattacataaaaactcttaaatcaactatatatttcaaattaaaacactgATTGACCATTTACCTCAAGATCCTGCGGAAACATCGGTCCCCATTGAGCGGATACTACCACTGTAACGAAATTTACGAACACGTAAAAacgtaaaattgtaataaacagtaaaaaaaaatctaagcttACCCAAAAAGTGTGACAAGAAAACCAGACATACgcattccatatttttttagaactcaACACAATATCCACGATTACACACAACACTTGAAGACATAGTTCGCAATTAAaaggtttataataattaaacaaaacaattcccAACGTTCACTTATCATTATCTAAAGGGATATTAATTAGGGAAGCAATTAAGCAATATTAACAGAAATTAGCGTGGTATCAAACTTCAAAGGAACTAATATGTAAGACAATTATCTAATTACCACAGAACGGTGACCATCAGATGTTGCGGCTCTTTATAATAAGGTTAGAAGGAAGGAGAAAAAAGCTATAGcaacaatttaaaatcttatatctGCTGTTTCATTAGGAAAAGCTGAAAGCTACATGTCAGTTATGTCATTATTAGTTAGTTTATGCCATACAAAAAGTGTTGTAGTGCTCTCACATAAATTGTGTAGACAAAATATGCTAAAACTATGCTAAACTGCTATTGATATTGCACgtcagaaataataatagtgtgaAAATATAAGGTAATCTGATCTAAGCTTCTTAAAAGCTAGCGCCAGCGCAGAAAATTGAAAGTTAATCCAATGCTTCTATTGGGTTTAACCTATCCTAGTTGGAGC
This portion of the Trichoplusia ni isolate ovarian cell line Hi5 chromosome 19, tn1, whole genome shotgun sequence genome encodes:
- the LOC113503564 gene encoding serine protease snake-like produces the protein MPDFKTPGRRISDVKCYEYIWQLKMRNDQAEMQEECREFKSRGISSYIIGGHFTFSGDFPNMGAIGWKAVVGTWKFMCGATLISNNFVLTAAHCSRASGRDTTIADVTPKIVRLGDKNILDSDGDDSTKPYDADIIKIISHPNYKSPKQYFDIALMELGQKLTFRIDLQPACLWTRENITLFGQDAQVTGWGVVDSGATTTSPELLAATVDIIDSKECDRLLNSSFNRNFHGLKDHQLCAGKLKGGADSCQVSHAFIDSIYTFFSSLQGDSGGPLQAKIPLPVLNQGTMHYVIGVTSFGVGCGRPGFPGVYTRVSSFVDWIEGIVWPNS